The nucleotide sequence CCGTTCAAGAATTTCTTTCTTTACTTTTTCAGCTGTTTTGTGATCTTTCTCCAATGCATCCCATTTGTTCATCATAATTACGATACCTTTTCGACTCCGCTCTGCCAGCCAGATAATATTTACGTCCTGACTTTCGATACCACGTGTAGCATCCAGCATGATAATACATATATCTGAGTCTTCCAGAGCTCTGATAGAACGCATTACAGAATAAAACTCTATATCATCCTTAACTTTGGCTTTGCGACGCATACCTGCAGTATCCGTAATGATGAAATCTTTGCCAAACAATTTATAGTGAGTATCGATAGCATCCCGTGTTGTTCCTGCTATATCTGTCACAATACTGCGCTCTTTGCCAAGAAGTGCATTTAAAAAAGAGGATTTACCAACATTCGGACGCCCCAGAATCGAGATTCGAGGTATACCGGCATTTGGATCTTCAATTCCTTCTTCTGTAAAGTCTTTTACTACTTCATCCAAAAGCTCTCCTGTGCCTGAACCTGTCTGAGAAGAGATAGGGTAGACTTCACCCAATCCTAATGCATAAAATTCACCAGCCATCTGAGCCTTTTGTGGTGTGTCAGCTTTATTGGCTACCAGAAAAACAGGTTTCTTGGATCTGCGTAGTACATGAGCGAAGTCTTTGTCCAGATCGGTTAATCCTGCATCTGCATCTACCATGAATAGCAAGACACTAGCTTCC is from Xanthocytophaga agilis and encodes:
- the der gene encoding ribosome biogenesis GTPase Der, with translation MANIIAIVGRPNVGKSTFFNRLIEKRQAIMDNVSGVTRDRHYGHGEWCGKFFTVIDTGGYVVGSDDIFEESIRDQVELAIEEASVLLFMVDADAGLTDLDKDFAHVLRRSKKPVFLVANKADTPQKAQMAGEFYALGLGEVYPISSQTGSGTGELLDEVVKDFTEEGIEDPNAGIPRISILGRPNVGKSSFLNALLGKERSIVTDIAGTTRDAIDTHYKLFGKDFIITDTAGMRRKAKVKDDIEFYSVMRSIRALEDSDICIIMLDATRGIESQDVNIIWLAERSRKGIVIMMNKWDALEKDHKTAEKVKKEILERIAPLDYAPIFFTSVTEKQRIFQTIEKAVEVYENRTQKIATSALNNALLPEIEHYPPPAVKGKYIKIKYITQLPTKTPTFAFFCNLPQYIQKPYERFLENKIREHFSFEGIPINLVFRKK